AACCGATTTCAAGCTGGGCGCGGATGTCTCCATGGCCGTCGGCCCGGAAGGGGAAGGAGTCTCGGTTCGTGGCATCGCCGCCGATATCCTGTCCTATGCTCGGAAGAAGGGCATCTTCGCTGGCATCTCGGCCGAGGGAGCGATCATCGCTGTGTCGAATGAGTCCAATCGAGCCTACTACGGGAAGGATGTCCGGCCCACGGACATCGTCGTCAAGCGGAGCGTCAGCAATCCCAAGTCAGCCGACCTGCGGAAAACCGTGGAAAAGATGATGAAGTAGCACCGGTTCTCAGTGAAGCAGCGATATGAGGCGACCCGTGCCACGAAGAGTGGCGATTACAGCCACGCTCACCACGATGCTGATGGCTTCGGCTCAGGCGATGGCCGGCGGTCTCTCGCTCTATGAAATCGGCACAGCCGATGTCGGACTGGCTGGTGCGGGCTGGGCAGCCCGTGCGCAGGATCCAGCCACGCTCCTCAAGAATCCGGCCGGCATGAGTTTGCTCGAGGGCAACCAGTTCCAGGCAGGCGCTCAACTGCTCTATGGGAGCATTGGGTTCAGCCCAAGTGGCGGAACGACGGTGGATGGAAACGACGGTGGAAACCCGCTTGGTGTCTTACCCGGCGCCAGTCTGTTCTATGTCCACGGTTTGGGTCGGGATATCAAACTGGGTATCGGCCTGTTTTCCAATTTCGGGCTCGGCTTGAATTACAACAGCGGGTGGGTCGGCCGGTATCACGGGCTGGAGAGCACGTTGATCGGTGTGAGCGTCATGCCGGGTCTCAGCTATCGCATCACCGACCAACTCTCCATCGGGGCTGCCGCCAACGTCATGGTCGGCTACCTCAACTACAGCGCCGCCGTCAACAACCGGCTCTTCCTTGATGTGCCGGACGGGCAAATGCAGGTGAAGGATACGACCGCAGGAGCCGGCGGAAATGTTGGAGTATTGTTCGAACCCAAGAAAGGGATGCGATTTGGCGTCACCTACTATTCACAAGTGAAGCTGAATTTTTCCGATGTCCCCGAGTTCACCGGTCTGTCAGGCCCGATCGGAACCGCTTTACAAAACCGGGGCCTGCTGGGTAATCAACTCGATTTGGGGGTGAGAGTCCCTCAGCAAGTAATGCTGAGCGCCTACCATGAGTTCACCGATCGGTGGGCCTTGATGCTGGACTTTGGATGGCAAGACTGGAGCCAGTTCGGAAAAGTGGATATCGGGGTGGCCGGAGACACGCTGACTCCGAGCGGGACCATCAAGGTGAACTATCAAGACACCTACCATGTCGCTCTGGGAAGCCGCTATCGCCTGAATGAAGCCTGGCTGATCAATACCGGCTTCGCCTGGGACAGTTCAATGCTGAAGGACCAGGACCGCACGGTCACCCTCCCGATCGGCCAGGTTTTCCGGTTCGGGCTTGGCGCCGAATGGCAAGCCAGCCCCACGCTCAACGTGGCCTTTAGTTACGAATTGGCCTACAGCGGCACTATGTCCGTCAACCAGGATCGCGGACCGCTGGGCGGCAGCGTCGTCGGACAGTTTCCCGGCGCCTACATCAATTTCTTCCAGGTGAGTTTCATCTGGGGCAGCGGCGAACGCAACCCGTCGAACCGGAGCGGTTAAGGCCTCGTCACCTTAATGGGTACCGGAGGAGCGACCACATGGGGAGAGACAAGAGACGCGGGGCCTTCGGCCTCGCGTTGCTGGGCGCTTGCGGCAGTCATGACACTGACATATCCGGGCGAGACGGGATCTCTCGACCGGACCCAGATACTGATTCCGGAGCCCGAACTCCCGACTATCACCACATTGGACGCGCGGGAGACGAAAGTGTCGCCGCGATTCGAAGCTAAAGCACTCCCCCTGGCGTTGGATGGCCGTTGATGGCCAGGCGGTCGAGAAGATTGGGCTATGTTCAGCACAAAGTGCCGGACCTGTTAGCCCGGCGCTCTGACGCGAGTTCATGGATGGCACCGTCATGAGACGCTGGCTCGCCGAACCATTGCTGCACTTTCTGGTCTTGGGCGGACTGTTGTTCGGTGCCCACGGCTGGATCAATCGTGGAGGCGGCGACGAACCGCGCGTCCTGCGCCTGACTACGGCGGAGGTGAACTGGCTCACGGAGACCTGGACGCGGCAATGGCAGCGATCGCCCACCAAAGAGGAACTCCAAGGCCTCGTCGCGGACTATGTGAAGGAAGAACTCCTTGCCCGTGAGGCGAAAGCCATGGGATTGGACGAGAACGATACGATCGTCCGCCGCCGGCTGGCGCAGAAGATGGAATTTCTCGTGCAGGATACGGCCCGGCTTGCCGAGCCAGCAGAAGCCGAATTGAGGCGGCTTTATGAGTCCGAATCAGCCCGCTACCGGACACCAGCGCGTACCTCATTTTCCCAGGTCTATTTCAAAACGGAGCCCGCTGCGAGAAAAGGGCTTGCGGACCTCATGCAAGCTCATGTTGAGCAATTGGGCGATAGCTCGCTGCTGGAGCGCGACTATCCCGGCTTGGATGAGCAGGTCGTCACGAGACTGTTCGGAGAGAAGTTTGCCGGAAACGTATTCGCTCTGGAACCAGGCCGATGGCATGGCCCCATTCAGTCGGGGTACGGATTTCATCTCGTGAACGTCAGCGACCGGGAGGCCCCTCGATTGCGGCCCTTTGATGAGGTGCGGGCTCAGGTGCTGGAGGATTGGCATCGCGTGCAACAAGCCAAGGCGAACGAACAATTTGTTGCCGGATTGTTGAAAAAATATGAGGTGGTCGTCGATGAAACGGTCAGGCCATTGATTGGACCATTGGCAAAGCTTGCGCAATGAGGTGCGCCATTGTCATTGCATGGCTCGCTGCGTTACTTCTCTCCGTTCCAGCGTCTGCCCATGAGATGCGCCCGGCCTATCTCGAACTGCACGAAGAAAAGACCGGCGAGTTTCATGTCCTGTGGAAGACACCGATGCGCGGAGCGATGAGACTGTCGCTCTCGCCGGAACTGTCAGGGGCCACGGAGAGGCTCACGCCTGTGACCGCCCGCGAACACGGAGGCGCAGCGATCCAGACATGGCGACTCCGGGCGGTTGAGCCTTTACGCGGCCAGTCGATCCGGATCGGCGGACTGGAACGCACGATGACCGATGCGCTGGTGCGCATAGAGTTCCTGGACGGCACGACCTGGACGCAGCGGCTGACGCCGGCCCACCCTGCGGCGGCCATACCGACGCTGCAATCCGGCCTCAGGGTCGCGGGCGTCTATCTTACGCTGGGAATCGAGCACATTTTACTCGGAATCGATCATCTCCTCTTCGTCCTCGCGCTTCTGATCATCACGGAGGGAGCATGGCGTCTGGTGAAGACCATCACTGCGTTTACGATCGCACACAGCATCACGCTCGCGTTGGTCACGCTTGGATTCGTGCATGTGCCACAGGCGCCCGTGGAGGCGGTCATTGCGCTCTCCATTGTATTCGTGGCGGCGGAGATCGTTCACGCGCGCGGCGGCCGGGAAGGGCTCACGGCCCGCGCGCCGTGGATCGTGGCGCTCGTGTTCGGGCTGCTGCACGGTTTCGGATTCGCGGGTGCCTTGAGTGAGGTGGGTCTGCCGCAGGGACAGATTCCGGCCGCCTTGCTCTGTTTCAATGTCGGCGTCGAATCTGGGCAATTGCTCTTTATCGGCGCCGTACTGAGCCTGGCGAACATCACCCGACCTGTCTGCGGTCCGCTTCCGCCCTGGGCGAGCCTTGTTCCGCCGTACGCCATCGGCAGTGTCGCAGTGTTCTGGGCGCTTCAGCGTGTTTCAGCGTTCTGAGGAGGACACCATGAAGGCATGCGGACGTTCAACGCTCGCCGCACTGATCGCCATTATCCTGGCGCCGTGGGCGTGGGCTTACCAGCAGAGCGACATCGGATCGGCCGACAAGGCCGCGCTGGAAAAGGTGCACCCTTCAAAGCCCGCGTACTCGCCGTATGCGGGCCGCAATTATCCGACGAGACCATTCTTCGGCGACACGCATCTACACACGTCGTTCTCCATGGACGCCGGCGTGTTCGGCGCCCGGCTTACCCCTCGCGATGCCTACCGCTTTGCCAAAGGAGAAGAGATTACTTCGAATACAGGTCAGCCGGTCAAGCTGTCACGGCCGCTGGATTTCCTCGTCGTTGCTGACCACTCCGATGGATTTGGATTTTTCCCGCAGTTGATGAGCGGGGATCCCGTGTTGTTGGCAACCCCGCAAGGGCGAAAGTGGTACGACCAAATCAAGTCCGGCCATGGCGCCGAGGCTGCGATCGATATCATCATGAGCTTCGGCAAGAACCACCTCCCCAAGGGCTTCCCGCTTCCCGGCACGCATGCCTATCGCTCCGCCTGGCAGGAGGTCATCAAGACTGCGGATGCCTACAACGATCCAGGCCGCTTTACCGCCTTTATCGGGTACGAGTGGACCTCCAACACGGGCGGGAACAATCTGCACCGGAACGTCATCTTCCGAGAAAACGGCGCAAAGGCCAGGCTTGTCGAGCCTTTCACCACACTACCGCCGCTCGGCAGCGACAATCCTCAGGATCTGTGGAAATGGATGGCCGCCACGGAAGAAAAAACGGGCAGTGAAGTGCTCGCGATCGCGCATAACGGCAATCTCAGTAACGGTCTGATGTTTCCCATGGTGGAGGCGTTCGGCAAGAAGATAGACCGTCAGTACGCCGAGACGC
The DNA window shown above is from Nitrospira tepida and carries:
- a CDS encoding HupE/UreJ family protein, with translation MTAREHGGAAIQTWRLRAVEPLRGQSIRIGGLERTMTDALVRIEFLDGTTWTQRLTPAHPAAAIPTLQSGLRVAGVYLTLGIEHILLGIDHLLFVLALLIITEGAWRLVKTITAFTIAHSITLALVTLGFVHVPQAPVEAVIALSIVFVAAEIVHARGGREGLTARAPWIVALVFGLLHGFGFAGALSEVGLPQGQIPAALLCFNVGVESGQLLFIGAVLSLANITRPVCGPLPPWASLVPPYAIGSVAVFWALQRVSAF
- a CDS encoding OmpP1/FadL family transporter, giving the protein MPRRVAITATLTTMLMASAQAMAGGLSLYEIGTADVGLAGAGWAARAQDPATLLKNPAGMSLLEGNQFQAGAQLLYGSIGFSPSGGTTVDGNDGGNPLGVLPGASLFYVHGLGRDIKLGIGLFSNFGLGLNYNSGWVGRYHGLESTLIGVSVMPGLSYRITDQLSIGAAANVMVGYLNYSAAVNNRLFLDVPDGQMQVKDTTAGAGGNVGVLFEPKKGMRFGVTYYSQVKLNFSDVPEFTGLSGPIGTALQNRGLLGNQLDLGVRVPQQVMLSAYHEFTDRWALMLDFGWQDWSQFGKVDIGVAGDTLTPSGTIKVNYQDTYHVALGSRYRLNEAWLINTGFAWDSSMLKDQDRTVTLPIGQVFRFGLGAEWQASPTLNVAFSYELAYSGTMSVNQDRGPLGGSVVGQFPGAYINFFQVSFIWGSGERNPSNRSG
- a CDS encoding peptidyl-prolyl cis-trans isomerase encodes the protein MRRWLAEPLLHFLVLGGLLFGAHGWINRGGGDEPRVLRLTTAEVNWLTETWTRQWQRSPTKEELQGLVADYVKEELLAREAKAMGLDENDTIVRRRLAQKMEFLVQDTARLAEPAEAELRRLYESESARYRTPARTSFSQVYFKTEPAARKGLADLMQAHVEQLGDSSLLERDYPGLDEQVVTRLFGEKFAGNVFALEPGRWHGPIQSGYGFHLVNVSDREAPRLRPFDEVRAQVLEDWHRVQQAKANEQFVAGLLKKYEVVVDETVRPLIGPLAKLAQ